One genomic window of Anaerohalosphaeraceae bacterium includes the following:
- the aroB gene encoding 3-dehydroquinate synthase, with amino-acid sequence MKDNLKTFTVSTPALPEGGYPVFIGSGFLGRLRAALKEQFTGRMGFVITDRSLARAGHLDRFLGGSQMGVYVIDPPGEVSKTMEMLTSILEAMESCFLGRDTLVIALGGGTVGDIAGFAAAVFKRGVPVVHIPTTTISQADSSIGGKTGVDSTRSKNAFGVFWHPAAVYMDTETLRTLDEVQYRAGLAESVKHAAIADAAFFAWLEKNTDLLLKRDPAVLEYLACQNCRIKASVVMEDPLEKNRRRVLNYGHTIGHALEALSGYSLLHGHAVAMGMIAAGRIEKEMGLVGDDRLERIEALLVKLGLPTRAAGSYPPQKILELLKLDKKSVGRRPRFVLLEKLGSVLCRDGQWALEVPEEIVEKVLVRLADTM; translated from the coding sequence TTGAAAGACAATTTGAAGACGTTCACGGTGTCAACGCCTGCTCTGCCGGAAGGAGGGTATCCGGTTTTTATCGGTTCCGGTTTTTTGGGCAGGCTGCGGGCGGCTCTTAAGGAGCAGTTTACCGGTCGGATGGGGTTTGTGATTACGGACCGCTCTCTTGCGCGAGCCGGTCATCTGGACCGCTTTCTGGGCGGCAGCCAAATGGGGGTGTATGTGATTGACCCGCCGGGGGAAGTGTCCAAAACGATGGAGATGCTTACGTCCATTTTGGAGGCGATGGAAAGCTGCTTTTTGGGACGGGATACCCTGGTGATTGCGCTGGGGGGCGGAACGGTCGGGGATATTGCCGGTTTTGCGGCGGCTGTTTTCAAACGCGGCGTGCCCGTTGTGCACATCCCGACGACGACCATCAGCCAGGCTGATTCGAGCATCGGCGGCAAAACCGGCGTGGACAGCACCCGAAGCAAAAACGCCTTTGGAGTGTTCTGGCATCCGGCAGCCGTGTATATGGATACAGAGACGCTTCGGACCCTCGATGAGGTGCAGTATCGGGCCGGACTGGCCGAGTCGGTCAAGCATGCCGCCATCGCCGATGCTGCCTTTTTTGCGTGGCTGGAAAAGAATACCGACCTGCTGCTCAAACGAGACCCTGCGGTGCTGGAGTATCTGGCCTGTCAGAACTGCCGAATCAAGGCCTCGGTGGTGATGGAGGACCCGCTGGAGAAAAACCGACGGCGTGTGCTTAATTACGGCCATACTATCGGACATGCGCTCGAGGCCCTCAGCGGTTATTCGCTCCTGCATGGACATGCGGTTGCGATGGGAATGATTGCCGCCGGCCGGATTGAAAAAGAGATGGGGCTGGTTGGCGATGACCGGCTGGAGCGGATCGAGGCCCTGCTGGTCAAACTGGGGCTTCCGACCCGCGCAGCAGGGTCGTATCCGCCCCAGAAAATTCTGGAGCTGCTGAAACTGGATAAAAAATCCGTCGGTCGGCGGCCGCGATTTGTGCTGCTGGAAAAACTGGGTTCGGTGCTGTGCCGAGACGGACAATGGGCATTGGAAGTGCCCGAGGAAATCGTCGAGAAGGTTTTGGTCCGCCTGGCGGACACGATGTAA
- a CDS encoding adenine phosphoribosyltransferase, which yields MELDLKDYIRSIPDFPKPGILFRDITPLLANAEAFGRAIKEMSSPYIDKAVDCVAAVEARGFIFGSAVAAVLNAGFVPMRKKGKLPYQTASVSYGLEYGQDSIEVHCDAIRPGQRVLLVDDVLATGGTMAAACELVKKLGGQICGFSFLIELTGLEGRKKLGSYPIHRLIAY from the coding sequence ATGGAATTGGATTTGAAAGACTATATTCGCAGTATTCCTGATTTCCCGAAGCCGGGGATATTGTTTCGGGATATTACGCCGCTTCTGGCGAATGCGGAGGCGTTTGGGCGGGCAATAAAGGAAATGTCGAGTCCGTATATAGACAAAGCAGTTGACTGTGTGGCGGCTGTGGAGGCCAGGGGGTTTATTTTCGGTTCGGCTGTTGCGGCGGTTTTGAACGCGGGTTTTGTTCCGATGCGCAAAAAAGGCAAGCTGCCGTATCAGACGGCCTCGGTCAGTTATGGGCTGGAGTACGGTCAGGACTCGATCGAGGTTCATTGCGATGCCATTCGTCCGGGCCAGCGGGTCCTTCTGGTGGATGATGTGCTGGCGACGGGCGGAACAATGGCGGCGGCCTGCGAACTGGTGAAGAAACTGGGCGGCCAAATCTGCGGTTTTTCCTTTCTGATTGAACTGACCGGGTTAGAGGGACGCAAGAAACTCGGTTCCTATCCTATTCATCGGCTGATTGCCTATTAG
- a CDS encoding RNA polymerase sigma factor RpoD/SigA, whose product MAFDITIKDYLKEIDEAPLLSWEEEKTLAKAIIENNDPEARDRLVRSNLRLVVNIAKRFSGRGMTLGDLIEEGNLGLLRAVDTFDPEHKVRFSTYAAWWIKQAIKRAILNNAQPIHIPTYMVELINQWRQTYAEMELKLGRTVSLEEMAGAMKVPIRKAKAIQDIVSVVEAGFQYDSPEGNAGLEEAIEDDKVSLPDDEIGGEEELCQALELLEEIDPREAEVLRLRFGLDGQEPLTLKQIGEKLGLTRERVRQIQRSGLAKLNELMTR is encoded by the coding sequence ATGGCTTTTGATATTACCATTAAAGACTACCTGAAGGAAATCGATGAGGCCCCGCTGCTCAGCTGGGAGGAAGAAAAGACGCTGGCCAAGGCGATTATTGAAAACAATGACCCGGAGGCCCGCGACCGGCTGGTTCGTTCCAACCTTCGGCTGGTGGTCAATATTGCCAAGCGGTTTTCCGGACGCGGAATGACGCTGGGGGATCTGATTGAGGAGGGCAATCTGGGGCTGCTGCGGGCGGTGGATACCTTTGACCCGGAGCACAAGGTGCGGTTCAGCACCTATGCGGCCTGGTGGATTAAGCAGGCCATCAAACGGGCGATTCTGAACAACGCCCAGCCGATTCATATCCCTACCTATATGGTGGAATTGATTAATCAGTGGCGCCAGACCTATGCGGAGATGGAGCTGAAGCTTGGCCGCACCGTCAGCCTGGAAGAAATGGCCGGAGCGATGAAGGTGCCGATTCGCAAGGCCAAGGCCATTCAGGATATTGTCTCGGTGGTGGAGGCCGGTTTTCAGTATGACAGTCCGGAGGGCAATGCAGGGCTTGAAGAGGCCATCGAAGATGACAAGGTATCGCTGCCGGATGATGAAATCGGCGGCGAGGAAGAACTTTGTCAGGCCCTTGAGCTACTGGAAGAGATTGACCCGCGCGAGGCGGAGGTGCTTCGGCTGCGGTTCGGGTTGGACGGGCAGGAGCCTCTGACCCTCAAGCAAATCGGCGAAAAGCTCGGTCTGACGCGCGAGCGGGTTCGCCAGATTCAGCGAAGCGGCCTGGCCAAACTGAACGAACTGATGACCCGTTAA
- a CDS encoding 30S ribosomal protein S1, translating into MVDRNIISKLGLTAEELEKQVSEIFTDEHDKLLGEVLDKNVEALVPGTIVKGRIITQLGNDVIVELGLKSEGIVDASEFDDPSEIQPGREIEVLLEEVDAEGSILLSKRKADRIRGWEHVITHHKEGDIVKGIVSRRIKGGLLVDIGVPVFLPASQVDIRKPGDISRFIGQEIECKILKIDTENHNIVVSRRKIIEENRQANKEKLLAELEVGQLRKGVVKNIADFGVFIDLGGLDGLLHISDMSWGRISHPSEMVQMDQEIECVVIGIDRQAEKVSLGLKQKTPSPWETVAQRYPVGSRVKGTVVNIMNYGAFVRLEEGVEGLIHISEMSWTKRIAHPADILQVGQEVEVAVLDINKDKQEISLGLKQLETNPWSIAGQKYPVGTIVTTKVTSLTNYGAFVEIEPGIDGLIHISDLSWTKKYNHPGECLQKGQEVKCVVLEMDEEKHRISLGVKQLTEDPWVRAIPEKYIPGQIVRGVVTKLTNFGVFVELEPDLEGLLHISELSDEKVESPQDVVKIGDVLEVKILRVDTEARKIGLSLRRVRWAAEDQAASAGGEEKKSASESKPETPTRRGGLDGTLMPGPMKISPENKQENA; encoded by the coding sequence ATGGTGGACAGAAACATTATCAGCAAGCTCGGTCTGACAGCCGAGGAACTCGAAAAACAAGTCAGTGAAATCTTTACGGATGAGCATGACAAGCTGCTCGGCGAGGTCCTGGATAAGAATGTGGAAGCCCTCGTGCCGGGCACGATTGTCAAAGGACGGATTATTACCCAGCTGGGCAATGATGTGATTGTCGAACTGGGCTTAAAGAGCGAAGGCATTGTGGATGCTTCGGAATTTGATGACCCCTCGGAGATTCAGCCGGGCAGGGAAATCGAGGTGCTTCTGGAAGAAGTGGATGCCGAAGGGTCGATTCTGCTGTCCAAGCGCAAGGCCGATCGGATTCGCGGCTGGGAGCATGTGATTACGCACCACAAAGAGGGCGATATTGTCAAGGGAATCGTCAGCCGCCGCATCAAGGGCGGTCTGCTGGTGGATATCGGCGTGCCGGTCTTTCTGCCCGCCTCGCAGGTGGACATTCGCAAGCCCGGCGACATCAGCCGGTTTATCGGTCAGGAAATTGAGTGCAAGATTCTCAAGATTGATACGGAAAACCACAATATTGTTGTGTCCCGCCGCAAGATTATTGAAGAGAATCGGCAGGCCAACAAAGAAAAGCTGCTGGCGGAACTGGAAGTCGGCCAGCTCCGCAAGGGCGTGGTCAAGAACATCGCCGATTTCGGCGTCTTTATCGATTTGGGCGGTCTGGACGGCCTGCTGCATATCTCGGATATGAGCTGGGGACGCATCTCTCATCCGTCCGAAATGGTGCAGATGGATCAGGAAATCGAGTGCGTGGTTATCGGCATCGACCGTCAGGCCGAAAAGGTTTCGCTGGGACTGAAGCAGAAGACCCCCAGCCCGTGGGAAACGGTGGCTCAGCGGTATCCGGTCGGCAGCCGGGTAAAGGGCACGGTAGTCAATATTATGAATTACGGGGCCTTTGTGCGGCTGGAAGAAGGCGTGGAGGGTCTGATTCACATCAGCGAGATGAGCTGGACCAAGCGGATTGCCCATCCGGCGGATATCCTGCAGGTTGGTCAGGAAGTCGAAGTAGCCGTACTGGACATCAACAAGGACAAGCAGGAGATTTCTCTGGGCTTAAAGCAGCTGGAAACCAACCCGTGGTCGATTGCCGGCCAGAAGTATCCGGTCGGGACGATTGTCACGACGAAGGTGACCAGTTTGACCAACTACGGGGCCTTTGTGGAAATCGAGCCGGGCATTGACGGGCTGATTCATATTTCCGACCTGAGCTGGACGAAGAAATACAACCACCCCGGCGAGTGCCTTCAGAAGGGCCAGGAAGTCAAGTGTGTGGTGCTCGAAATGGATGAAGAAAAGCACCGCATTTCGCTGGGCGTCAAGCAGCTGACGGAAGACCCGTGGGTTCGGGCGATTCCGGAAAAGTATATTCCCGGACAGATTGTCCGCGGGGTGGTGACCAAGCTGACGAACTTCGGTGTGTTTGTCGAGCTGGAGCCGGATTTGGAGGGACTGCTTCATATTTCCGAGCTGTCCGATGAGAAGGTCGAGTCCCCGCAGGATGTCGTCAAGATCGGCGATGTGCTGGAGGTGAAGATTCTTCGGGTGGATACGGAAGCCCGCAAGATCGGTCTTTCGCTGCGTCGGGTTCGCTGGGCGGCGGAAGACCAGGCGGCCTCTGCCGGCGGTGAAGAGAAGAAGTCCGCGTCGGAAAGTAAGCCGGAAACCCCGACTCGCCGAGGCGGTCTGGACGGCACGCTGATGCCGGGACCGATGAAAATTTCACCGGAAAATAAACAGGAAAATGCCTGA
- the ispH gene encoding 4-hydroxy-3-methylbut-2-enyl diphosphate reductase, whose amino-acid sequence MKVLLAEKCGFCPGVRNAIKLAQKTLAEEKEVYCLGPIIHNEDVVRRLSEAGLKTVSSIDEVHSGTVLIRSHGATLEELDKIKRKGLKIVDATCVLVKRVQQIARTLNEEGYRAIIVGDKNHPEVKAVVGSAPDVRVVAGPNDLDNLSTNERLGVICQTTQSPDYFAETVAAILKKGFLELKIINTLCRETMARQEAAVKLCRQVDVMFVLGGLHSANTKKLAELCKKHNPQTFHLQNWQELDKRILSGKRTAGVTAGASTPDWVIEDFVRHLQEYSSEEPAL is encoded by the coding sequence ATGAAGGTCCTCCTGGCTGAAAAATGCGGATTTTGCCCGGGTGTTCGAAATGCCATCAAGTTGGCCCAGAAGACCCTGGCGGAGGAAAAGGAGGTTTATTGTCTGGGGCCGATTATTCACAATGAAGATGTCGTGCGGCGGCTTTCCGAGGCGGGCCTCAAGACCGTTTCCTCCATCGATGAAGTCCATTCCGGGACGGTTTTAATCCGTTCCCACGGGGCGACGCTGGAAGAACTGGACAAAATCAAGCGAAAAGGTCTGAAAATTGTCGACGCAACCTGCGTGCTTGTCAAGCGAGTCCAGCAAATAGCCCGGACATTAAATGAGGAGGGGTATCGCGCAATTATTGTTGGAGACAAAAATCATCCGGAAGTAAAGGCCGTTGTGGGTTCTGCGCCGGATGTCCGGGTTGTCGCCGGACCGAATGATTTGGATAACTTAAGTACCAATGAGAGGTTAGGTGTGATTTGCCAAACCACTCAGAGCCCGGATTATTTTGCAGAGACGGTAGCGGCGATTCTCAAGAAGGGCTTTTTGGAACTAAAGATTATTAATACACTATGTCGGGAAACAATGGCCCGACAGGAGGCCGCCGTCAAATTGTGTCGGCAGGTGGATGTGATGTTTGTCCTGGGCGGGCTGCACAGTGCCAACACAAAAAAACTGGCGGAACTCTGCAAAAAGCATAATCCGCAAACGTTTCATTTGCAAAACTGGCAGGAACTTGATAAAAGGATACTTTCCGGGAAACGAACCGCAGGCGTTACCGCCGGAGCTTCGACTCCGGACTGGGTCATCGAAGACTTTGTCAGGCATCTGCAGGAATACTCTTCGGAAGAACCGGCTCTTTAA
- a CDS encoding lysophospholipid acyltransferase family protein: MAEADILDSWGGRLWRRIAQFLTVSVFSLLYRVRVFGKENVPQEGPILVLCNHQSFLDPMFSQSWVRRPFLFVARETLFRGFFGRLIYSLGAIPIRQGQADIRSIRTVIESLKKGRAVCLYPEGSRTFDGRIAVIKPGFGLISRRARAPIVPMVIDGAFECWPRTRKRPRLAGRVGVLYGKPISPEHVEQAGDETFAEELTALLRQMHNELRAKMGRPPLDYSTPVPTDW; the protein is encoded by the coding sequence ATGGCGGAAGCTGATATTCTGGACAGCTGGGGCGGACGTTTGTGGCGCAGAATCGCTCAGTTTCTTACCGTGAGCGTTTTTTCTCTGCTGTACCGCGTTCGTGTGTTCGGGAAGGAAAATGTGCCCCAAGAAGGGCCGATTCTGGTTTTGTGCAATCATCAGAGTTTTCTTGACCCGATGTTCAGCCAATCCTGGGTTCGGCGTCCGTTTTTGTTTGTGGCTCGGGAAACGCTCTTTCGCGGGTTCTTCGGCCGTCTGATTTATTCGCTGGGCGCGATTCCCATTCGTCAGGGCCAGGCGGATATCCGCTCGATCCGCACCGTGATTGAGTCCTTAAAAAAGGGGCGGGCGGTTTGTCTGTATCCGGAGGGCAGCCGCACGTTTGACGGACGGATTGCGGTGATCAAGCCGGGTTTTGGGCTTATCAGCCGGCGGGCTCGGGCCCCGATTGTGCCGATGGTGATTGACGGGGCGTTTGAATGCTGGCCTCGAACCCGCAAACGGCCCCGACTGGCAGGTCGTGTCGGCGTGCTGTACGGTAAACCGATTTCCCCCGAGCACGTGGAACAGGCGGGTGATGAGACCTTTGCGGAGGAGCTGACCGCTCTGCTTCGTCAAATGCACAATGAGCTGCGGGCCAAAATGGGCCGGCCGCCTTTGGATTATTCCACGCCGGTGCCCACCGATTGGTAA
- the cmk gene encoding (d)CMP kinase codes for MERQGRKVESWVITIDGPAGAGKSTVARMLAERLGAVFLDTGAMYRALTAAAMDKSVNLEDAETLLKIFETTRFQFEHDGQVLRVLVDGKDYTQRIRLPEVTEKVRYAACQPAVRSRLVQMQQDFARQFPKVVTEGRDQGTVVFPNARWKFFLEADVMERARRRQKDLAQSGRYVSLEELKEQIENRDASDRNRSVGPLTAAADAVVIDTTSLTAQEVVEKILQIVGTVDGGS; via the coding sequence GTGGAAAGACAAGGCCGTAAAGTGGAATCCTGGGTGATTACGATTGATGGACCGGCCGGTGCAGGCAAGAGTACGGTTGCCAGAATGCTTGCAGAGCGGCTGGGGGCGGTGTTTCTGGATACGGGTGCTATGTATCGAGCTCTGACGGCGGCGGCCATGGATAAAAGCGTTAATTTGGAGGATGCAGAGACCCTGCTGAAGATATTTGAGACGACTCGTTTTCAGTTTGAGCATGACGGGCAGGTTCTTCGAGTTCTGGTGGACGGCAAAGATTATACGCAGCGGATTCGTTTGCCGGAGGTGACGGAGAAGGTACGCTATGCGGCCTGCCAGCCGGCTGTCCGGAGCCGACTGGTTCAGATGCAGCAGGATTTTGCCCGGCAGTTTCCGAAGGTGGTGACGGAGGGCCGCGATCAGGGAACCGTTGTTTTTCCGAATGCCCGGTGGAAGTTTTTTCTTGAAGCCGATGTAATGGAGCGGGCCCGGCGGCGCCAGAAAGATTTGGCCCAAAGCGGAAGATACGTGAGTCTGGAAGAGCTGAAAGAGCAAATCGAGAATCGGGACGCTTCGGACCGAAACCGTTCCGTAGGCCCCTTGACGGCGGCGGCGGACGCCGTCGTCATTGATACCACCTCTCTGACGGCGCAGGAAGTTGTGGAAAAGATTCTTCAGATTGTAGGAACCGTCGATGGCGGAAGCTGA
- a CDS encoding prepilin-type N-terminal cleavage/methylation domain-containing protein — MRRKTGFTLIELLVVIAIIGLLLSILIPALGKVKTIAWEVFCKNNLKQYAVVGKMYLNDYDDTFPNAWNSIYRSVDETSHPRMCQWHDASRNPDRRPDLAGRLFPYFGTWSEIHVCPTFERFASSYGPEHYSGCNPSVIPIQPQFGYSMNAFLGGFEPSLTAENHRLVIKMAEVRSPTSVFFFAEENCWFIYRNSQMVRYGAVFNDNALCGAPLHPQDPAAWTYTTIPDPDVNRFYDCFASFHKTTLQKRNDGLANAIFLDGHVAFVSYKDTYKYARPMKPQPKLR; from the coding sequence ATGAGGCGGAAGACCGGTTTTACGCTCATTGAGCTTCTGGTTGTGATTGCCATTATTGGCCTTTTGCTGTCAATTCTGATTCCCGCACTCGGAAAGGTTAAGACCATTGCCTGGGAGGTCTTCTGCAAGAATAATCTCAAACAATATGCCGTCGTTGGAAAGATGTATCTGAATGATTATGACGACACGTTTCCGAATGCGTGGAATTCCATTTACCGCTCTGTGGATGAGACCAGTCATCCGAGAATGTGTCAGTGGCACGATGCCTCCCGCAATCCGGACCGCCGTCCAGACTTGGCCGGCAGGTTGTTTCCCTACTTCGGCACGTGGAGTGAAATTCATGTCTGCCCGACGTTTGAGCGGTTCGCTTCTTCGTATGGTCCGGAACACTACTCCGGCTGCAATCCGTCGGTGATTCCCATTCAGCCGCAGTTCGGCTACAGCATGAATGCCTTTTTGGGCGGTTTTGAGCCCTCTTTGACAGCGGAAAACCACCGGCTGGTGATTAAAATGGCCGAGGTTCGCTCCCCGACTTCGGTGTTCTTTTTTGCCGAAGAAAATTGCTGGTTTATCTATCGAAACAGCCAGATGGTCCGGTATGGGGCGGTCTTCAACGATAATGCCTTGTGCGGAGCCCCGCTTCATCCTCAGGACCCGGCGGCATGGACCTATACAACGATTCCGGACCCGGATGTAAATCGGTTTTACGATTGCTTTGCCAGTTTTCACAAGACCACGCTTCAAAAACGCAACGATGGGCTGGCCAATGCAATTTTCCTGGACGGCCACGTGGCTTTTGTCAGTTACAAAGATACCTACAAGTATGCACGGCCGATGAAGCCGCAGCCCAAACTCCGGTAA